The Anastrepha ludens isolate Willacy chromosome 2, idAnaLude1.1, whole genome shotgun sequence genome contains a region encoding:
- the LOC128869937 gene encoding sphingomyelin phosphodiesterase 4: protein MAFYNENLGNRIMELFSYPIPDRCVELTQLFERCSLRELQDIFPGIVQSVFGIGSGGLGWGLRATTKENSPMCFDILHDFFSPMGSMLRLCYRLLNEAIKFEFSLDLLPHKVSEMIQSGQYSLFYADLVNIDPFRRQVTSLLLNAFDYYMLHFVIHATFPLHKMYPAALQVHNERMKTVYFFLTAEYLCTFLPGNPDAIVYPTNICTSVKAPQPLQPVQPLQPQRSPKYLKIPTNTSLFQTDAPSTSAAAAAAVQAARSCESPRTHSWRTESVLHFFVDTWLRYDIDEARDLPSSEFIRVVRILVKQVHTFSNSMHMDHTPMAILRKLAHPMIKTRIYPFLKSIIGRWPLDSSLSVVLELWLSYIQPWRYLFDGQNTNCYGSGNVNPATSGVCGMTTGNEVAVSQRFSTFIAENLVIYTQVFVYILPRFERLDFTSFRNVIMLHRLVKVFGQPNLPTMLCQAEQAYVCQLGIDSPRKHSVYSRHGKSEWDGIFHEESYTPLFGPRVKCEIEQVIKTVCISRLYVLQEIDNIRHDIVEQRKSHSFLRKMFASLFEDISPAELKLQEIGKIPDILDLAVRSLSIMFDVRLSEITMEQVHDRSSPPLNFSAYDSSDYLDFTKVTPTQMQSNLANLSATIDPATLPIQDYEVKFLVRFLHKVSFRINEMFGDEIEALWCRSDFVGKFARQLLYPPMTQQWFDKSRGVSELCEERLPARICLRPLASYKVLGLMTFFMLAGYSLWHSPIFGLLIFILIFSIYITILALCA from the exons atggcgttttacaACGAAAATCTTGGT AATCGCATTATGGAGCTGTTTAGCTATCCTATACCGGATCGTTGCGTGGAGTTAACACAGTTGTTTGAGCGTTGCAGTCTGCGTGAATTACAGGATATTTTCCCGGGTATTGTACAGTCGGTGTTTGGCATCGGCAGTGGCGGTCTTGGTTGGGGTCTACGTGCAACCACAAAAGAGAATTCACCAATGTGCTTCGACATACTGCATGATTTTTTCTCGCCGATGGGATCAATGTTGCGACTGTGCTACCGACTACTCAACGAAGCTATTAAGTTTGAGTTCAGTTTAGATCTGTTGCCG CACAAAGTCAGCGAGATGATACAGTCTGGGCAATATTCACTATTCTACGCGGACCTAGTGAACATCGATCCTTTTCGACGACAAGTTACATCTCTCTTGCTAAACGCCTTTGACTATTATATGCTGCACTTTGTTATACATGCAACATTTCCGCTACACAAAATGTATCCAGCTGCATTGCAAGTCCACAATGAGCGCATGAAAactgtttatttctttttaacagCCGAATATCTTTGCACTTTTCTGCCGGGTAATCCAGATGCGATCGTTTATCCGACAAATATTTGTACATCGGTAAAGGCACCACAACCGTTGCAGCCAGTACAGCCGCTGCAGCCGCAACGTTCGCCAAAGTATTTGAAAATACCAACAAACACCAGTTTGTTCCAGACCGACGCACCTTCTACGTCGGCGGCAGCTGCAGCGGCGGTACAGGCCGCACGAAGCTGTGAGTCGCCGCGAACGCATTCCTGGCGCACCGAATCAGTGCTGCACTTCTTCGTCGATACATGGCTGCGTTACGACATCGATGAGGCGCGG GATCTGCCGAGCAGTGAATTTATACGAGTAGTACGCATACTCGTGAAGCAAGTACACACATTTTCTAATTCAATGCATATGGATCACACTCCTATGGCTATACTACGCAAGTTGGCGCATCCTATGATCAAAACTCGTATATatccatttttgaaaagcatTATAGGGCGCTGGCCACTGGATAGCTCACTTTCGGTGGTGCTGGAGCTATGGCTGAGCTATATACAACCTTGGCGCTATTTGTTTGATGGGCAAAATACCAATTGCTA tggtaGTGGGAATGTTAACCCTGCGACTAGCGGTGTTTGTGGCATGACGACCGGCAATGAGGTAGCAGTAAGTCAACGTTTCAGCACATTCATAGCGGAGAATTTGGTAATATATACGCAGGTGTTTGTATACATATTACCCCGTTTTGAACGGCTGGATTTCACTTCATTCAGAAATGTCATCATGCTGCACAGATTGGTAAAG GTTTTCGGCCAGCCTAATCTTCCAACAATGCTTTGCCAAGCGGAGCAAGCCTACGTTTGTCAACTCGGCATTGACTCACCGCGGAAACATTCAGTTTACTCCAG GCATGGTAAAAGTGAATGGGATGGAATCTTCCACGAAGAAAGTTACACACCACTATTTGGACCAAGAGTAAAATGTGAAATTGAACAAGTTATAAAAACAGTTTGCATTTCACGTTTATATGTTCTACAAGAAATCGATAATATACGGCATGACATTGTGGAACAACGTAAGTCGCATAGCTTTTTGCGTAAAATGTTTGCTAGCCTTTTTGAGGACATCTCACCGGCGGAGTTGAAATTACAAGAGATTGGAAAAATACCAGATATACTAGATTTAGCTGTGCGTTCATTATCGATTATGTTTGAT GTTCGACTGTCGGAAATCACAATGGAGCAAGTACACGATCGCAGCAGTCCACCATTAAACTTTTCCGCGTATGACAGCAGCGATTATTTGGATTTTACAAAAGTTACACCAACGCAG ATGCAAAGTAATTTAGCGAATTTATCAGCGACAATCGATCCCGCCACATTACCTATCCAAGATTATGAGGTTAAATTTTTAGTGCGATTTTTGCATAAGGTTTCCTTTCGCATCAATGAGATG TTTGGTGACGAAATTGAAGCGTTATGGTGTCGTTCAGATTTTGTGGGTAAATTTGCGCGCCAATTACTGTACCCGCCCATGACACAACAGTGGTTTGACAAATCAAGAG GTGTCAGTGAATTGTGTGAGGAACGTCTACCCGCCCGTATCTGTCTACGTCCGTTGGCTTCATACAAAGTGCTTGGGCTCATGACATTTTTCATGCTTGCTGGTTATTCCCTGTGGCACTCTCCCATCTTCGGACTGTTAATTTTTATACtaatattttctatatatataactatACTAGCTTTATGTgcgtaa
- the LOC128869982 gene encoding putative inner dynein arm light chain, axonemal produces the protein MDEVDVATVDQYQTLVRYNNPVLVVKHPDKKGVPTEIELKRPLTAGALLDTKRETEEILNSILPPRCWEEDGQLWQQTVSSTPATRQDVINLQEMLDTRLQQTQARETGICPIRRELYTQCFDEIIRQVTINCSERGLLLLRIRDEIAMSMEAYETLYCSSVAFGMRKALQAHEEKEMLRDRVKTLETEKESLEEIINDMKIKQEQAERRNAELRASEEKKYAEEVAFLKKTNTQLKAQLEGITAPKK, from the exons ATGGATGAAGTGGATGTAGCTACAGTTGATCAGTATCAGACACTGGTGCGCTATAATAATCCAGTGTTAGTAGTGAAACACCCtgacaaaaagggtgtaccaaCTGAAATT GAGTTAAAACGACCACTAACGGCTGGCGCTTTGTTGGACACCAAACGCGAAACTGAGGAGATACTTAATTCCATATTGCCCCCGCGCTGCTGGGAGGAGGATGGGCAGTTATGGCAACAAACG GTATCAAGTACACCAGCCACTCGACAGGATGTCATCAACTTACAAGAGATGCTGGACACACGTCTTCAACAAACGCAGGCTCGTGAGACGGGCATTTGTCCCATACGCCGAGAGTTGTATACACAGTGCTTTG ATGAAATAATTCGTCAAGTCACCATTAATTGTTCAGAGCGTGGCCTGCTACTGTTACGTATACGAGACGAAATCGCCATGTCTATGGAGGCATATGAAACACTATACTGCAGTTCGGTGGCATTTGGTATGCGTAAAGCATTGCAGGCACACGAAGAGAAAGAAATGCTGCGCGATCGTGTCAAAACATTGGAAACCGAAAAGGAATCGCTCGAGGAGATTATCAACGACATGAAGATCAAGCAAGAGCAAGCAGAACGTCGTAATGCAGAACTGCGCGCGTCAGAGGAGAAGAAATATGCCGAAGAGGTTGCATTCCTCAAGAAGACCAACACACAATTAAAGGCTCAACTGGAGGGCATTACAGCGCCAAAGAAGTGA